The Methanosarcina acetivorans C2A genome includes the window GTATCTGGAAACGCAGGGATTTGAAGTAACCTATCTGCCTGTGGACGAATACGGGCTTGTGAACCCTGCGGAAGTGGAAGCCTCAATAAAAAAGGATACCGTCCTGATCTCGGTCATGTATGCAAATAACGAAATCGGGACAATCGAGCCCATTCTGGAGATAGGAAAGATTGCCAGAGAACATGGGATTCCTTTTCATACAGATGCCGTACAGGTAATAGGGAAAGTCCCCCTTGACCTGCAGAGAGAACATAAGGATGTGGACATGCTCTCCCTTTCCTCGCATAAATTCTACGGGCCGAAAGGAATCGGAGCCCTTTACATAAGAGAAGGGACGGAAATCGACAATTACATGCACGGAGGCGCGCAGGAGAGGGGAAAACGCGCAGGGACAGAGAATGTTGTAGGGATCGTGGGCATGGGAAAGGCAATAGAACTTGCAACTGCAAACATCGAGGCACATAATGAAAAGCTCAGTAAAATGAGAGCCCGTCTCATGGCCGGAATCCTTGAAATTCCTTACTGCAGGCTCAACGGGCATCCGGAAAAACGCCTTCCAGGGAACCTGAACTTCAGTTTTGAATATATCGAAGGAGAATCCCTGCTGCTCATGCTTGACCAGATGGGAATCTGCTGTTCAACAGGCAGCGCCTGTTCTTCGGGTTCTTCCGAACCTTCGCATGTGTTAAGGGCAATAGGCCTAGCTCCGAAAACTGCCCAGGGCACGCTGCGCCTGACCCTTGGAGATGCAAATTCCGAAGAAGATATCGATTATGTCCTTGAAGTGCTGCCTGAAGTCGTCGGAAAATTGAGGGCCATATCTCCATTCTACAAGCCGGAAAGTAAATGTGAAAAGTGATACAGAATCATGCGTGCATACGGAAACGGTTAGAGAGTTCAGAGCCGATGGAAATCGAGAATCCAGAGAAAAGAATCCAGAGAAATATATGGCAATCCAGGGAGTTAGAGAAAAGTGAGGAAGTTTTGTGTATAATAAAAAGGTGAGGGATTTTTGTGTACAATAAAAAGGTGATGGACCATTTTATGAATCCGAGAAACGTGGGGGAAATAGAGGACGCTGACGGCATAGGAGAAGCCGGAAACCCGCATGGGGATCAGATGAAAATTTTCCTGAAAATCCGGGACAACAGGATTGAAGATGTAAAATTCAAGACATTTGGATGTGCAGCAGCAATCGCATCCAGCAGCATGGCAACCGAACTGATAAAAGGCAAGACCCTTGAAGAAGCCTGGGAGCTTACAAACGAAGACGTGGCTGAAGCGCTTGAAGGTCTTCCTCCGGGAAAACTGGAGTGTTCTGTAGTTTCCAGAGAAGCAACCCACATGGCAATCAATGATTACCGAAAAAAGCAGGGACTTGAACCTCTTAAATGAAACAGCAGTAAAATCAACCGTAAGAGCTTGCCTTAAAATACCAACCATTTCTACATTTGGATAGTGGAGATTGTTGATATTAAATTCAACCTGTGAAATAATTACATCAGTCTTACTATCCCTATGTATTAAATCAAATACTTTAGACATTGTGCTTAAACTTTACACTTTAGACATTTACCAGTTTAATGCCACCGTTTTTCAGATCTAATAAGTAAGTCCTATCCCCATTGTAGAGTCAACTTTAATTAAGACACGACATAAGAGAGAAGAATTAATGGGTAGGAGCAATCTCAAGAACTCTACATACCCAAATTTGTGAATTGTGGGTTTACCTCGATTTCTAAAAAACGCACATGAAATTCCCGAATTACAGGCACAAAAAATGAAAGTACCCCGGAACTTTCATGCCAAATTATTGATTGCTTCGTGGAATAGATTACTTTCCTTTTGTGGCAAGAATTAAAATCAAATTGCGGACGGCCACCCTACCTTAAAAGGTAGGGTATGCTTCGGGTCATCCGCCGATTTCTGGGGAAGTTAGAAATCGGTTAGTTTCAATTGTCCAGATTTCTTTATTCTATTAGATCTAATCTCTTTTTTTGGTTTTCCTTGGGATTCGTTAATATAATGCCTGATTGTGTCAGCAGTTACATTCCCAATTGATCTATAGAACTTGCCACTTGACCATAAACTTCCACCCCAGTATTTTTCCCTTAATTAAGGATGAAGCTTAAATAATCTGTAAGAACTTCCTCCTTTTAGGTGTTGAATTACCTTGGATAGTGAGGTGCTTGGATGGAATTCCACAAACAAGTGCACATGATCTTCTACTACTTCCATGGCATGTATTCTATAGCCTTTCTCAGTACAAATGTTTTTGAGGATTGACGCAATCCTTTTTAACTTTCTTGTTGTAGAATATTTTGAATCTGTACTTAGGCGCCAATACGATGTGGTAGGTGGTCTGACCATAGCCATGGCTAAAACTACGCAATTCCAATGCTTATCACATCCTAGCCATAGGTGGCTGCAAACCCCTGTGGCTATGGTGTCAAAAAACATTATATTGAAAAAAGTAACGATTTTAGATTTTTAAGGTGTATATCGAAAAACCTGCGAGGGTTCACTTCATCCCAGACTTGAAAGTCTGGGCATTGGTAAGTAGCCCAGGGGAATTTCACCCCCAGGCCCTCTCAGATCCGTACTTGAATCTCTCGATTCATACGGCTCCCATTATCCAGCCATAAAGCCTTGTTTTGTCCATTGGTTCCTCCCTTGAAGACAAGGTTGACCGCAGTTCAAAACTGGATAATACAATCCCTTCGCTCCATGCCCATTACAGGCACTTCATCACTACTACGAATTGTTCCGCCCCTGTTCATCGCATCGATACTTTTGTCCTTGCGGGTCCACCGCTTGGAGGTTTCTCTTTACATCGATGAGCAGGTTCCCACGTTCCACAGAAAAGCACGAGTTAAGTTCCCGCCACCTATATACCGGTCACCATCTGGTCAGTAAACAGAGTATCTTCCAGACTTATCCCAGGTTAGTCACGCCACCTGGTTTTGACGACATCATCGCGTTTTCGATACGTCTTCAGTGGTTCATTTTCATTCGGCTCCTTAACCCACACCTGACGAAGTCATAGCCTCGCCTTTTCCCATAATGCTCACTACCGTGGCTTTTGACCAAAGCAGCTTATGGGTGGTTTGGAATAACTTCCTGTAAAGCGAGTCCGAGGGGTCTACCCTCATCTTTTCTGCAGCCTCGTGGCACACCATGACCCTCCGCGCTCCTATAGCAGTAAAAAATGTATTGAAAATTTGATACAATCAAGCAAACAGGCAAACCTCTTACATGCAGTATGAAATCTGTTTAATTCAACTGTTTTTATGTTGATAAATTCGATTAATTTATAATGTTTAAAAATATACACAAAATTGTAGGTCTTAAATGAATATGTGAGTGTTTTTCGAAATAGAATTAAAACAGATAATAATAAAAAATTAGAGTTTATTGGATAAATCACAAGTCTAATCTTAATTACAGATATAATGCACAATACTTGCACAGTAATGCAGACAACAATTTTGTCATTTTTCAAATTAAAAATATAATTATGTTATCAATATTAAAAATATGATTATGTTATCAATATTAAAAATATTATATTATTTTCGTTGAGTTTAATAATGTAATATAAGTAGGCAAACTGGATCTAAAGTGAACATGTGTGGTTATATAATCAGAGGGGAGATCAGAAATGCAAAATAAAAAAGTTTCGGCTTTTATAGGTTCTTCAAAAGAAGGGCTGGGAATTGCACAAGCAATTCAACTTGAACTGGAAGAATATGCAACTTGTACCATTTGGTATCAAGGGATCTTCGGTCTTAATGAAGGAACTCTTGAATCATTAGAAAAATCATTAGAAAAATTTGAGTTTGCAATTCTGGTATTAACACCCGATGATGTTGTAATTAGCAGAGATAAAGTAGTACAACTACCAAGAGATAACGTATTATTTGAACTTGGATTATTTATGGGTCGCCTTGGAAGAAAACGTGTTTTCATAGTTTATTGCGATGAAGAAAACGTCAAATTACCATCTGACCTGGCAGGAGTTACTGTGTGTCGCATCAGTAAACCAGATGAAAATAAAGAATTAAAAAAATATTCGATAACAGAATTGTTGCCAAAGATCGGGCCTGCTGTTACTAAAATTCGTTCCGAAATATATGAAGTTCAAAAATCTCAACCAAAACAAGTCGAAATTTACTACGTTTCTCCAACTTTGTCACATAATGAATACTACTCTCGCCTTCAGACAATTATAGAAGCTGAACTATCAAAAGTCAAAAATACAACCTGGCATTTTTGCCCACCACAGGGTGAAACATCTTATGATATATTCATGGAACTTGAAAATATACTCTCAATAACAAAACAAAATGATATTGTGCTGCTCGTCCCAAAAGATTTAAGCAATCTCCGAATAAAAAAACTGTTTCAAGAAATAATAAGAAAGTGCCCATCGGGAAAATTGGTATTTATAGATCAGCAACCTCCATCAGATTTACTAAATGATCCCTCAAATAGAATATCATTTGTGGGAATAGATAATCTCAAAGTTGGAATCCTGGCCGCATTTGCTCTATATGACAGGATGTCAAAAATGCCTGACCGCCTTTATTGTGCTATCGAAGGACCAGGAGGAGACATGAGGAACAAAGGTTTTATAGACGGAATTAAATTTTTTGATCCAGATAACGAGGTTGAGGTTTTTACCATTGGAGATGTCGATAGATTTGAAAGTCTCCCTTACATATCGCAAATAATCAAAAGCTGTCCTTCTGAAACAAGTTTAGGAATTTTTGCTGGAAATGACGAAACTGCACTTGCAGTTATCAGATCAGTGGAAGATTCCGAACTAAATAACGTATTCGTAGTTGGTTGTGATGCTACCAGAGAAATGAGATCTCTTGTTGAAAGCAAAAACTCCGCAGCCATAGCTACAATAGATACGGGCCTCTTCAGTCAGGCAAAAAAAATAGTACAGGTAATCCAAACTGGAGGGGTTGAATTTCAAGAACCTAAACTCTATCCTCTGAATCTTCGCTTCAGAAAATTACTTCGAGATCAGAAATTTAGAGATATTTGGGATTCCGGGAAATGAATAAAAATATAGTAATTGCTGGGTCGGCAACTGTAGATAAAATTGTCCAAAAAGGGACTATAACTGTTAAAATAGGCGGAGTTGTTACTTATGCAGGAATTACATTCAAAAAAAAGAATTTAACTCCTATTATTATATCAAATGTATCTCACACCAATAAAGACATTATTGATTTTTTTCTAAATCAAAAAATAAGATTCATAAACGGACACACCGAGAGAACAACTGAGTTCATTAACTATATTGATGAGGAAAATAGGAAACAGGAAATGCCTTGTTGTGCCATTCCAATTGATCTTGGTACAAAGTTGAAAGAGATAGATCGCGTAGAACACATTCATTTGGGGCCTTTACATCCTGAGGATATACATCCATCTTTTTTTAAGGAAACTGAGAAAAAATTCTTTGTCAGCTTAGATGTTCAGGGTTATGTTAGAAAAGCCGAGCAAAATAAAATCAAATACTGTGTTTCAGAGAATTTACATGACGTTCTAAATATGTCAGATGTGATAAAAGCTGAAATTAAAGAATTTGGTGAAATCCTGAAAACATATAAAATGACTCCTGAAGAACTAATTAAGCACTATAATCTAAAAGAAATCGTAGTTACCACCGGAAAAAAAGGCGGATATATCGTGTCCGATTCCGGAAAAAGAACAGAATATAGAGCACATAGAGTCAAAAAAGTCGTAGATACAACAGGAGCAGGAGACGTATTTTTTGCATCTTATATTGCTTCGAGGTACTATAGAAAACGTGATGCAAAAGAATCAAGCAATTATGCAGCATATATATCTGCAAAACATATTGAGGGGAACTATATCCACCAAGAACTACTGGAAATAAATATCTAATTAACTATTGTAATATTGAACTGTTGTGACATTTAACTATTGTAACCATCCAACTTTGCCAAAACCAGTTAAAAGAGATTGATTTTTAAATTGAATACTAATCGGTAACTTATGAAAAATTAAAAATATACAAAAGCGGGACGAAAAAACATGAAAAAAATAGGGATCGCGATCACCGACCCGGAAGACTGGACAGCCCGGGCACTCATCACTGCAGCGAAGGAAAAAGGCTTTTTTCCTTTTATTCTGGACCTCAGGATAGCAGAGGTTAGCATAAGTTCAAAAACTTCCGAGCCGGCAACTCTTTTTAAAGCAGGGGAAATCCTGCTCTCGGATCTTGACGCCCTTATTGTCAGAGATGTAGGGGCAGGGGCTTTTGAAGGAGTGTCTTTCAGGTTTGATATCCTGAGGGAACTGGAGGCAGGAGGAGTCACGGTCATGAACTCTCCGGAAGCAATTCAGAATGCAGCAAACAAGTACCATGCTTCTTACCTCCTGGCAAGAGCCGGGCTGCCAGTGCCTGAGACTGTAGCCGTCCAGAGCGTTGAAGCAGCCTTAAGGGCAGCGTCCGGGTTCGGAGATGCCGTCATAAAACCTGTTTTTGGATATAAGGGAAAGGATATCGCAAGGGTAAAAGACGGAGAAATCAGGTTTTCAGACCGGAAAACAGGACCTGGAACTGTGGAAGAGATTCTTGAAAAGCTGCTTGAAGAGAGGGGGATGCTGTATATTCAGGAATTTATAGAAAACCCTGGGAGGGACATCAGGGCTTTTGTCGTGGGAGGCAAAGCAATAGGTGCAATTTACCGAAAAGCTGCTGCAGGTTCCTGGGTAAACAACCTCAGCCGAGGAGGAAGTGCAGACCGCTGTGTACTTGCAGAGGAACAAAAAGAAATCGCGGAAAAAGCCGCCCTTGCAGTAGGCACGACATTTGCGGGTATTGATATAATAGAAGGGGCCAAAGCTCAAACTGGCAATGAAAATAAAAAAACTGAAGATAAAAGCACTGGCCAGGGCTCCAGGATACTTGAAGTCAACGGAACGCCTTCAGGAAAAGGGATTTTCGATGCATGGGGGATTAACCCTGCCGAATATATCCTGGAATACCTGCAAAATATTTTATGAATTAACTATAAATGTTATTGTGGATAGTAAACATATTTTAGGAAGATCTCCAATATTAGGAAGATCTCCAATATTAGGAAGATCTCCAATATTAGGAAGATCTCCAATATTAGGAAGATCTCCAATAGAGATATTTTCAACTCTGTAAATATACCAATATCTATAAACTATCCCCCATATCTGTAAACTATCTGACCTGTGAAAACAGTAAGCAGCCTGTAAAACCAAAGCTTTAAAAGAAGACTTTAAGAAACCCCTGAAGAAACAGTCAAGCTCGGTCCGGAAAGCTGTACAGAAAACATTTAAGATATAGGTTGACCTTGACTATGCCCGAGGAAAAGGATGAGCGAATACAAACAGTGTATAGTTACCCGGGACGACCTGAAGCTTTCAAAAGGTAAGTTTGCCGTACAGGTAGCTCACGCAGCTCTTTCTGCGGCTGAATGGGCAAGCAAAAGCGACCTTGAAAAATGGAAAGAAGGAGGACAAAAAAAAATTGTCCTGAGAGTTCCCACCATTAAGGACCTGTATGAACTTAAGGAAAAAGCAAGACGGGAAGGACTCCCGACAGCCCTGATACAGGACGCAGGCCTTACGGAAATTCCGGCTGGGACGGTCACGGTGCTTGGGATAGGCCCGGCAAAAGAAGAGGTTATAGATAAGGTTACGCGGGATCTCAAACTTGTTTAAATGCCACAAAAAGGATTGAACCCGTTCTAAAAAAGTGAGAAAAGGATACCTGAAGAGATGTTTCCACGGACAGAAAAAAGTTCTGCCTGTTATTCTATTCAGGAGGGCATCAATGAATAACCCGGAGTTTTCAGAAAAAAACGCACCAGAAAAAAACGCACTCTCGATTATTGCTGTCTTATTTATATGCCTTGTACTTGTTACAATTATCGGGTTTCTCTTTTCGGAGTCAATTGGCAATTTTACGAATGACTTAAAAGGTTATCTTGGATTGGGCGCGGAGCCTGAAATCTCTGAAGAGGTATTCATACCTGAGAGGGCTTCTTTTACTTTTCCGGCAGTCCCTTCGTACTCCACTTCGAATAAAGAACTTACTCCAGTCCTGAGAACTCCATTGCAGCCCGGTTTTTCTCTGAGCAGCAATTACCAGACCTCGGAGTATTACCAGGGTGGAATAAGTTATGTTAAAATCAGCATTAAAAACGAAGGTCGAAACCCGATCTTTATTGATAGGTACGGAGTTTCGGTTAACGCCTCCGTAAACCGTATCTTTTCCGAAGACTGCGGAGTTTTGCTTGTTCCGGGGGAAGAGCAAAATCTCGGGGTAATCGCAGTTGAGGTCCCTGAAGAAGAAAAAGCCACCATCAACATAGTCCTCTGGCTGCTTGCCTCGACCTCGGAAGGGAAATGGCACGAGTACGAGCCCTATTTTATGAACGGAGTCGTTACCGATCTAAAGCCAATGCCCGAAAAAATTACTCCGAAATACCGATATAACCCTTCCTATTACTTTAAAACAATAAACCGACTTGTGGAGCCATCCGAACCGGACGTGAGAGCCAGAGCAGCCGAAGTAGCTCGTTCATATCCCGGAGCTTATAATATCTACCAGATCTGCGCCCTCTTTGACACGGTAAAAGAAGATATCGAATACGTAAGTGATCCGAGGGGTAACGACATATGGGAACCAGCCAATGTTACTCTGAGAATAGGAGCCGGAGACTGCGAGGATCAGGCAATTCTTCTTTCCTCCATGATCGAAGCTGTGGGAGGGACTACCCGGGTTTACCTGACAGATAACCATGCCTTTGCAGCCGTTTATATAGGCAACGGAACCGATGCAATTGAAGCCGAAGTTAAAGGAATAAGGGCTTATTACGGAAATGTTGACGTAAACTACCTGACTGACGAATACGGTTCCTGGCTCATGCTCGACCCGACTTCCAGCCTTTATGCAGGCGGGCTTCCCGGAAAAACAGCCCAGACAAAGGTCCATGCCGTCGGGGAAAACGAAACTTACAGGAGCTGGACCTTCATAAACACAAGCACAGTTAAAGTCATTGACATAAGTCCCGGGGATTGAAATCGGTTCCGTATATTAACAAGTGAGACCCTTTCAGGAAGAAAATATATCCGGAGGGATCTGCATCAGACAATCAGCCGATTAGCTGTTAATCAGTAGTTTTTACCTTTTTAATTATCCTTACTTAAAGAATCCAGCCTTAAATTTTACCCATTTATAAAGAGGAGTGTTTGCAACCCATGGAAGTTCCAGAAATTGAAAAACAGATCGGAATAAATCTTTACTCTACTAACACCGAAGGTCTCGGAGGTCGACTCCGGCAGGAAGTGGAGGATTTTATTGTTAAAGAGATTACAAATAGAGAGGAAGGAAAGGATGGGAGATACCTTGTTCTCGAACTCACAAAACGCGACTGGGATACCCACCACTTTACCCGGACCCTGGCAAAAATCCTGCAGATAAGCCAGAAGCGAATAAGCGTTGCAGGCACAAAAGACAAGCGAGCCCTCACCACCCAGAAGATCAGCATTTTCGATATCGATGCCCTGGAAATTGAAAAAATCCATTTAAAAGATGTAGAGCTGAAAGTCCTGGGTCGATCCCGAAAGTCCGTGGAACTCGGAGACCTGTGGGGAAACGAGTTTATAATTACAATCAGGGACATATCAAGTTCTCCCGAAGAAACCAGAACCATACTGGAGAAAACAAACAGCAAAGTCCTGACCCAGGGAGGAGTCCCGAATTTTTTCGGGGTCCAGCGTTTCGGCTCTGTCCGCTCTGTGACTCACCTGGTCGGAAAAGCCATTGTTGAAGGAAACTTTGAAAAAGCTGCCATGCTCTACATTGCCGAGCCCTTCCCGGAAGAACCCGAGGAGACAAAAGCAGCCCGCCAGTTCGTAAAAGAGACCCGCGACTTCAAAGAAGGCCTCAAAACCTATCCCCTCCGCCTGGGCCACGAAAGGGCAATGATGAACCACCTCATCTCAAACCCTGAGGACTATTCCGGAGCCTTCAGCGTGCTCCCTAAAAACCTGTACAGGATGTTCGTACACGCCTACCAGTCTTATATTTATAACATGATCCTCTGCCGCAGGATCGAAAGTGGCATCTCCTTAAACAGGGCAGTGGAAGGAGACATCGTCTGCTTCAGGAACGAAGCCGGGCTTCCGGACTCATCAAAGACGGAAAAAGTCACTTCCGAAACCGTAAACGCCATGAACCGCCTGATAAAGCACGGCAGAGCCTTCATAACCGCCCCTCTTCCGGGCTTTAACACCGAATTTGCATCCGGGGTCCCCGGAGAAATCGAAAGTAAGATCCTTAAAGAACTTAGAGTTTCGCTTGAAGGCTTTAATGTGGAAGAGTTCCCGGAAATGAGTTCGAAAGGTACCCGCAGAGAAGTCCTCCTGCAGGTTGAACCGAAATTTGAGGTTGGAGAAGACGAGTTAAACCCTGGAAAATCAAAAACTGTGCTTGAGTTCATGCTGCCCAAGGGAAGTTACGCTACAACCGTGCTGCGGGAATACATGAAAGTTGATCCCTTGCAGATGAGCTGATATACTGAGAACTCAAAACAAACCGGACTGAAGAAAAAACTTGAAAAATAGACTTTTCGAGCCGAAATCTGCTGTTATTGCCTGGAAAACTGATCCCCTCTACCTCAATCGGGGTGCTTTTCAGGATGTATCGGAGATTTGAGAAGTTCAAGAAGAAACAATAAAAGCCAGTCTTAAAAGAGAAGGAAAAAGAGGATATCGCAGCCAAGTACATTGAATTAATTTGGTAAATTGGAGAAAAAGCGGCAATATTCGATATTCTCAAAACTGCCTCCTCTTTCGGATCCCATACATAAGAAATGCAATGCCAAACAAAAAGATTACAAACATAAACAAGAAGGCAAGAGCAACAAAGAATCCGAATCCAAGCCCGGCGTTATAAGGTTCTATAGCTTTAATAGAAAGAAGAATAACCCCCGTAAGAGCTATTAACCAGGAGCCAAAGACAAGGACTCTGTTATTCATTTTTATCAGAAGTATTACCAGCAGGATTAGCATTGCAGCTATGGCGACCTGAGGAAAATAATAGGATGCAGAACTCTCGAGACCCTTTGTAAAGGAGACCCTTTGTAAAGAACAGACCTTAATCTCCATGTTCAAAAGCATACAGTGTACCCTCAGTTGAAACCAGGTATAATT containing:
- the nifS gene encoding cysteine desulfurase NifS, whose amino-acid sequence is MGETHLIYMDHAATTFTKPEVIEAMLPFLKEHFGNPSSLYSIGREGKEAVETSRKKLAKALGAAQPEEIYFTSGGTESDNWAIKGTAFSRQKKGKHIITTPIEHHAVLYPCEYLETQGFEVTYLPVDEYGLVNPAEVEASIKKDTVLISVMYANNEIGTIEPILEIGKIAREHGIPFHTDAVQVIGKVPLDLQREHKDVDMLSLSSHKFYGPKGIGALYIREGTEIDNYMHGGAQERGKRAGTENVVGIVGMGKAIELATANIEAHNEKLSKMRARLMAGILEIPYCRLNGHPEKRLPGNLNFSFEYIEGESLLLMLDQMGICCSTGSACSSGSSEPSHVLRAIGLAPKTAQGTLRLTLGDANSEEDIDYVLEVLPEVVGKLRAISPFYKPESKCEK
- the nifU gene encoding Fe-S cluster assembly scaffold protein NifU, with amino-acid sequence MYNKKVMDHFMNPRNVGEIEDADGIGEAGNPHGDQMKIFLKIRDNRIEDVKFKTFGCAAAIASSSMATELIKGKTLEEAWELTNEDVAEALEGLPPGKLECSVVSREATHMAINDYRKKQGLEPLK
- a CDS encoding TIR domain-containing protein, yielding MQNKKVSAFIGSSKEGLGIAQAIQLELEEYATCTIWYQGIFGLNEGTLESLEKSLEKFEFAILVLTPDDVVISRDKVVQLPRDNVLFELGLFMGRLGRKRVFIVYCDEENVKLPSDLAGVTVCRISKPDENKELKKYSITELLPKIGPAVTKIRSEIYEVQKSQPKQVEIYYVSPTLSHNEYYSRLQTIIEAELSKVKNTTWHFCPPQGETSYDIFMELENILSITKQNDIVLLVPKDLSNLRIKKLFQEIIRKCPSGKLVFIDQQPPSDLLNDPSNRISFVGIDNLKVGILAAFALYDRMSKMPDRLYCAIEGPGGDMRNKGFIDGIKFFDPDNEVEVFTIGDVDRFESLPYISQIIKSCPSETSLGIFAGNDETALAVIRSVEDSELNNVFVVGCDATREMRSLVESKNSAAIATIDTGLFSQAKKIVQVIQTGGVEFQEPKLYPLNLRFRKLLRDQKFRDIWDSGK
- a CDS encoding carbohydrate kinase family protein codes for the protein MNKNIVIAGSATVDKIVQKGTITVKIGGVVTYAGITFKKKNLTPIIISNVSHTNKDIIDFFLNQKIRFINGHTERTTEFINYIDEENRKQEMPCCAIPIDLGTKLKEIDRVEHIHLGPLHPEDIHPSFFKETEKKFFVSLDVQGYVRKAEQNKIKYCVSENLHDVLNMSDVIKAEIKEFGEILKTYKMTPEELIKHYNLKEIVVTTGKKGGYIVSDSGKRTEYRAHRVKKVVDTTGAGDVFFASYIASRYYRKRDAKESSNYAAYISAKHIEGNYIHQELLEINI
- the mptN gene encoding tetrahydromethanopterin:alpha-L-glutamate ligase, translated to MKKIGIAITDPEDWTARALITAAKEKGFFPFILDLRIAEVSISSKTSEPATLFKAGEILLSDLDALIVRDVGAGAFEGVSFRFDILRELEAGGVTVMNSPEAIQNAANKYHASYLLARAGLPVPETVAVQSVEAALRAASGFGDAVIKPVFGYKGKDIARVKDGEIRFSDRKTGPGTVEEILEKLLEERGMLYIQEFIENPGRDIRAFVVGGKAIGAIYRKAAAGSWVNNLSRGGSADRCVLAEEQKEIAEKAALAVGTTFAGIDIIEGAKAQTGNENKKTEDKSTGQGSRILEVNGTPSGKGIFDAWGINPAEYILEYLQNIL
- the pth2 gene encoding peptidyl-tRNA hydrolase Pth2; the protein is MSEYKQCIVTRDDLKLSKGKFAVQVAHAALSAAEWASKSDLEKWKEGGQKKIVLRVPTIKDLYELKEKARREGLPTALIQDAGLTEIPAGTVTVLGIGPAKEEVIDKVTRDLKLV
- a CDS encoding transglutaminase-like domain-containing protein, encoding MNNPEFSEKNAPEKNALSIIAVLFICLVLVTIIGFLFSESIGNFTNDLKGYLGLGAEPEISEEVFIPERASFTFPAVPSYSTSNKELTPVLRTPLQPGFSLSSNYQTSEYYQGGISYVKISIKNEGRNPIFIDRYGVSVNASVNRIFSEDCGVLLVPGEEQNLGVIAVEVPEEEKATINIVLWLLASTSEGKWHEYEPYFMNGVVTDLKPMPEKITPKYRYNPSYYFKTINRLVEPSEPDVRARAAEVARSYPGAYNIYQICALFDTVKEDIEYVSDPRGNDIWEPANVTLRIGAGDCEDQAILLSSMIEAVGGTTRVYLTDNHAFAAVYIGNGTDAIEAEVKGIRAYYGNVDVNYLTDEYGSWLMLDPTSSLYAGGLPGKTAQTKVHAVGENETYRSWTFINTSTVKVIDISPGD
- the truD gene encoding tRNA pseudouridine(13) synthase TruD, with the translated sequence MEVPEIEKQIGINLYSTNTEGLGGRLRQEVEDFIVKEITNREEGKDGRYLVLELTKRDWDTHHFTRTLAKILQISQKRISVAGTKDKRALTTQKISIFDIDALEIEKIHLKDVELKVLGRSRKSVELGDLWGNEFIITIRDISSSPEETRTILEKTNSKVLTQGGVPNFFGVQRFGSVRSVTHLVGKAIVEGNFEKAAMLYIAEPFPEEPEETKAARQFVKETRDFKEGLKTYPLRLGHERAMMNHLISNPEDYSGAFSVLPKNLYRMFVHAYQSYIYNMILCRRIESGISLNRAVEGDIVCFRNEAGLPDSSKTEKVTSETVNAMNRLIKHGRAFITAPLPGFNTEFASGVPGEIESKILKELRVSLEGFNVEEFPEMSSKGTRREVLLQVEPKFEVGEDELNPGKSKTVLEFMLPKGSYATTVLREYMKVDPLQMS